In Hamadaea flava, a genomic segment contains:
- a CDS encoding ATP-binding protein, which produces MAVDRSRFDRLRQAAAKLASDAWADTDIEPQSGSEAVWAVTALGEAMDAQAGSKHQALLGQLDNADMLSSDPLQVLSELVQNADDAGASEVRFRLESDQLLVAHDGRAVRLRDLQFLALPGLSGKKNDPQATGRFGIGLSTIRSLTGTWEIHNWPFRVHVDGSTLRPARVFDASDLVEGHGWTVFRIPLVKQKVTAEDLDVWFGNWDASALLFLRSVRAVSVTTKGRSVRTLSLTAEHTGTLTARIGTQDTQVTIARVTSSDGAVWQVFQAELPTPVGLSRRHKSTAQTVPIGVALPHAPVPRGVVHSGLPVADLPAMARVNALFETLTNRQDFIGGGWNAEMCQLVAQLWAVATRHMLERVDPQAWHLIPVGSDGYPAGTTLPEGLTERLRLLGRTQIASNLRLSAAHRAHRSLAELAVEEAPLTGVVSDIDLAAVAGLPAVFPDRARDAAGRWRVVLADWRHSKRANLPKEVSVSEALVLLKRNDYPVEKVIKLSACAIDRHLGGQLRASPCLVASDGIRHTPPTAEQLSVVFNATTSATTRRDALPDALGIGITLNPIYYADTAEARTIRGWLRELDCLVDPGDAQALLLRIVAFGRSGGTLQPPGNDDVLRALLAAMRQLDDRTRRRIGLDIGNAVSLKAIRHTSSGEAAECLARPSQTYLSAQLDRRQRSFAEAAGNTAGLMWVSPDYLKILRSPGGDHDLSIADFLRLLGAADAPRTVDADFGDNKHYARDKRSGLPIYSSGSTPERNKVLDRTGASHTLNDRHSPDLEAVARSIAADEDGLRRRRRAIALLETLRRASMLTGTASKVSTATGNYGWNTMGQIQPLWAWRLRRIPWIDDSHGKAVRPDGLHHKTEAAAALYGTDDPGYLHPDFDTFAAKHADCLPILNIAGDPSRTQLLGRLRVLRKRSPNGPVPDHVRTEVHVVYRALAQTIAGGPGVVHPNLIPAREKLILTDQGWRQPSEALRGKSILAGYRPYVSADDQLAPLWQALRIAPPSALDVVEVLKIVAAKQQQPDIADQGVLLEGMRHLNELLESTVAGPVDLGLRNKLRHLPLWTRDGWSKQRPIYFTDNRDLTRRLSHLLAIWEPGGQLELGTALLDLLRVTKLDLTQATIIASVPSAADEDLTDRFRRIAVRFQDEIARFEPRAADAFTGWDWLTGLDVSVAPGLRVALPIPPQDITIRIDAHIDQPNGILYVDNEKALLLATGNAIAAYFSAEREHVAMRWTSMWEHPAAYEALGPAPMTTARQRDSKAQDQLAAQIAQRTQALPAVSTSTPARAQQTPAEPSPRPSPQRPTAPLSTETTAANPPRQLVNLASLALEAPGFQSISNHHTGSATGGSAHPDRRTRQLAVPQSGRAAPRQHLGPRAYTDLDRENLAFELLRAALHQQGLTLQDCRAQPGVGADAVASNGDFYEIKAHAGPEPDSESITLSELQRAYQQGHRFHLAIASNLEQGNGSPEIRIVTDPLRVLAVETKDSIQLYGLQKPDLPGLKIIFPERAG; this is translated from the coding sequence TGCTGGGGCAGCTCGACAACGCTGACATGTTGTCTAGCGATCCGTTGCAGGTCCTGTCGGAGCTGGTACAGAACGCTGACGATGCCGGTGCCTCGGAAGTCCGATTTCGGCTTGAGTCCGATCAGCTGCTGGTCGCCCATGACGGCCGCGCGGTGCGGTTGCGGGATCTGCAGTTCTTGGCTCTGCCGGGGCTGAGCGGGAAGAAGAACGATCCACAGGCGACAGGCCGCTTCGGTATTGGCCTGTCAACGATCCGGAGCCTGACCGGTACGTGGGAGATCCACAACTGGCCCTTTCGGGTCCACGTCGATGGATCGACCCTCCGACCGGCTCGTGTCTTCGACGCGAGCGACCTCGTCGAGGGGCATGGCTGGACAGTCTTCCGGATTCCGCTAGTCAAGCAAAAGGTGACCGCCGAGGATCTGGATGTGTGGTTCGGCAATTGGGATGCATCGGCCCTGCTATTCCTGCGCTCGGTGCGCGCGGTCTCCGTGACGACCAAGGGTCGCTCCGTTCGGACGTTGTCGTTGACCGCCGAGCACACCGGCACCTTGACAGCTCGCATCGGAACGCAGGACACGCAGGTGACGATCGCCCGGGTAACCTCTTCCGACGGGGCGGTCTGGCAAGTGTTCCAGGCAGAGCTGCCAACACCCGTTGGTCTGTCGCGTCGCCATAAGTCAACTGCGCAAACGGTGCCGATCGGCGTGGCACTGCCCCATGCGCCGGTTCCCCGTGGTGTTGTTCATTCTGGATTGCCAGTGGCCGACCTGCCCGCCATGGCGCGCGTGAACGCCCTGTTCGAAACCCTGACTAATAGGCAGGACTTCATCGGTGGCGGCTGGAACGCCGAGATGTGTCAGCTGGTCGCGCAATTGTGGGCTGTTGCCACTCGTCACATGCTGGAACGTGTCGACCCACAGGCGTGGCACTTGATACCGGTGGGATCTGACGGGTACCCGGCCGGGACCACGCTGCCTGAGGGGCTGACCGAGCGGTTGAGGCTGTTGGGGCGAACTCAAATAGCATCGAACCTTCGTCTGTCGGCAGCACACCGTGCTCATCGCAGTCTCGCTGAGCTCGCGGTGGAGGAAGCACCGTTGACCGGAGTGGTGTCGGACATCGATCTCGCCGCAGTCGCGGGCCTGCCAGCTGTCTTTCCAGACCGTGCCCGCGACGCCGCTGGCAGGTGGCGAGTGGTCCTAGCTGACTGGCGGCACAGCAAGCGGGCGAACCTGCCGAAAGAGGTTTCGGTATCGGAGGCGCTGGTCCTGCTGAAGCGCAACGACTATCCGGTCGAGAAGGTGATCAAACTCAGCGCATGCGCGATTGACCGACACCTAGGCGGCCAACTCCGTGCGTCGCCCTGCCTGGTCGCCTCCGACGGCATCAGGCATACTCCCCCGACTGCAGAACAGCTCAGTGTTGTCTTCAACGCCACGACATCTGCGACGACACGACGCGACGCCCTGCCGGACGCGCTGGGAATCGGCATCACGCTGAACCCCATCTATTATGCCGACACCGCCGAAGCCCGGACGATACGTGGCTGGTTACGCGAACTCGACTGCCTCGTCGACCCTGGTGACGCGCAGGCGCTACTCCTGCGAATCGTGGCATTCGGCCGATCAGGCGGCACGCTACAGCCACCAGGTAACGACGACGTACTACGTGCGCTGCTGGCCGCGATGCGCCAACTCGACGACCGCACCCGTCGGCGCATCGGATTGGATATCGGCAACGCCGTGTCGTTGAAGGCCATCCGCCACACCTCATCCGGTGAGGCAGCCGAGTGCCTAGCGCGCCCATCGCAGACATACCTATCGGCACAGCTGGATCGGCGACAGCGCTCCTTCGCTGAGGCGGCTGGCAATACCGCCGGCCTGATGTGGGTGTCGCCCGACTACCTCAAAATTCTGCGGAGCCCCGGCGGCGACCACGACTTAAGCATCGCGGATTTCCTGCGGCTACTCGGCGCGGCTGACGCACCACGCACAGTCGATGCCGACTTCGGTGACAACAAGCACTACGCCCGCGACAAGCGCAGTGGGCTTCCGATCTACAGCAGCGGGAGCACCCCAGAACGCAATAAGGTTCTCGACAGAACTGGAGCGAGCCACACCCTCAACGACAGGCACAGCCCCGATCTGGAGGCCGTGGCCCGAAGCATCGCTGCTGACGAAGACGGCCTACGGCGCCGCCGACGCGCCATCGCGTTGCTGGAGACCTTGCGCCGAGCATCGATGCTGACCGGCACCGCCAGCAAGGTATCCACCGCTACAGGCAATTACGGCTGGAACACGATGGGACAGATCCAGCCACTGTGGGCATGGCGTCTACGCAGGATTCCATGGATCGATGACAGTCACGGTAAGGCTGTGCGGCCCGACGGTCTACACCACAAGACCGAAGCGGCAGCCGCACTCTACGGGACCGACGACCCAGGTTACCTTCATCCAGACTTCGATACCTTCGCAGCCAAACACGCTGACTGTCTGCCGATCCTCAACATCGCCGGCGACCCCAGCCGCACGCAACTGCTTGGACGCCTACGCGTGCTTAGGAAACGCTCACCGAACGGCCCAGTACCAGACCACGTTCGCACTGAGGTTCATGTGGTCTACCGGGCTTTGGCGCAGACGATCGCTGGAGGACCCGGCGTCGTACACCCGAACCTCATTCCCGCACGCGAAAAACTGATCCTTACAGATCAAGGCTGGCGACAGCCGTCGGAGGCGCTGCGTGGCAAGAGCATCCTGGCCGGATACCGGCCATACGTATCCGCGGACGACCAGCTCGCGCCCCTATGGCAAGCCCTGCGCATCGCACCTCCTAGCGCGCTCGACGTCGTCGAGGTGCTCAAAATCGTCGCTGCCAAACAGCAACAGCCAGACATCGCCGATCAGGGTGTCTTGCTGGAGGGAATGCGCCACCTCAACGAGCTCCTGGAGTCCACCGTTGCGGGGCCGGTGGACCTCGGCCTACGCAACAAACTACGACATCTTCCTCTATGGACTCGCGACGGCTGGTCCAAACAACGCCCGATCTACTTCACCGACAACAGGGATCTGACGCGACGGCTGTCGCACCTGCTGGCGATCTGGGAGCCCGGCGGCCAGCTCGAGCTGGGGACCGCTCTGCTGGACCTCCTGCGCGTCACGAAACTCGACCTCACGCAGGCAACGATAATCGCGTCCGTGCCGAGCGCTGCCGATGAGGATCTCACCGACAGATTCCGTCGCATAGCAGTTCGATTCCAGGACGAGATCGCCAGATTCGAACCACGAGCTGCCGACGCATTCACCGGCTGGGACTGGCTGACCGGCCTCGACGTAAGCGTCGCACCCGGGCTTCGCGTCGCCCTCCCGATCCCGCCTCAGGACATCACTATCAGAATCGACGCCCATATTGATCAGCCCAACGGAATCCTGTACGTGGACAACGAGAAGGCCCTGCTTTTGGCCACAGGGAATGCCATAGCGGCCTACTTCTCCGCCGAACGGGAACACGTCGCGATGCGGTGGACGAGCATGTGGGAGCATCCAGCCGCATATGAAGCGCTAGGACCCGCGCCCATGACCACCGCACGGCAGCGAGATTCCAAAGCCCAGGACCAACTGGCCGCACAGATCGCCCAGCGCACACAGGCGCTGCCCGCAGTCTCGACCTCGACGCCCGCCCGCGCTCAACAGACTCCAGCGGAACCGTCGCCACGTCCGTCGCCGCAGCGTCCAACGGCGCCACTCAGCACAGAGACGACCGCGGCCAACCCTCCCCGCCAGCTCGTGAACCTCGCCAGCCTGGCGCTCGAGGCACCCGGCTTCCAGTCCATCAGCAATCACCACACCGGTAGTGCCACTGGCGGCTCCGCGCATCCCGATCGGCGAACGAGGCAGCTAGCCGTGCCGCAGTCAGGCCGAGCCGCACCGCGTCAGCACCTCGGCCCTCGCGCGTACACCGACCTCGACCGCGAAAATCTTGCCTTCGAGTTGCTACGAGCCGCCCTGCACCAGCAAGGGCTCACCCTCCAAGACTGCCGCGCCCAACCGGGGGTCGGCGCCGACGCTGTCGCCTCCAACGGCGACTTCTACGAAATCAAAGCCCATGCCGGCCCCGAACCGGATAGTGAATCCATCACGCTTTCGGAGCTGCAACGCGCCTACCAGCAAGGCCACCGGTTCCATTTGGCCATCGCCAGCAACCTGGAGCAAGGCAACGGAAGCCCCGAGATCCGGATCGTCACGGATCCATTGCGTGTCCTAGCGGTAGAAACTAAGGATTCCATCCAGTTGTACGGCCTTCAGAAACCGGACCTGCCAGGACTCAAGATCATCTTCCCAGAGCGTGCGGGCTAA
- the istB gene encoding IS21-like element helper ATPase IstB: MTTKRRGMTEEAADAAIDQACRMLRMPTIRNSFTDYADRARREQMSYRGFLAELLLAECDDRARRRSERRIKAAKFPREKSLRAFDFDANPNIDPAVIHTLAKCEWVQKGQPLCLIGDSGTGKSHLLIALGTEAAMAGYRVKYTLATQLANELVEAADEMTLAKTIARYGRVDLLCIDELGYMQLDRRGAELLFQVLTEREEKASVAIASNESFGGWTKTFTDPRLCAAVADRLTFGGTILETGTGSYRLAQATKQRTT, encoded by the coding sequence GTGACCACCAAGCGCCGTGGAATGACCGAAGAAGCAGCCGACGCCGCGATCGACCAAGCGTGCCGGATGCTGCGAATGCCCACCATCCGCAACTCCTTCACCGACTACGCCGACCGGGCAAGGCGTGAGCAGATGTCTTACCGCGGGTTCCTCGCCGAACTATTGCTTGCCGAGTGCGACGATCGCGCCCGACGCCGGTCCGAACGCCGGATCAAGGCCGCCAAGTTCCCTCGCGAGAAGTCCCTGCGGGCCTTCGACTTCGACGCCAACCCCAACATCGATCCCGCCGTGATCCACACCCTCGCCAAGTGCGAATGGGTCCAGAAGGGACAGCCGCTGTGTCTGATCGGGGACTCCGGCACCGGCAAGTCCCATCTGCTGATCGCACTCGGCACCGAGGCCGCCATGGCCGGCTACCGGGTCAAGTACACCCTGGCCACCCAGCTTGCCAACGAGCTCGTCGAGGCCGCCGACGAGATGACGCTGGCGAAGACCATCGCCCGCTACGGCCGCGTCGACCTGCTGTGCATCGACGAACTCGGCTACATGCAACTCGACCGCCGCGGCGCGGAACTCCTCTTCCAGGTCCTCACCGAGCGTGAGGAGAAGGCCTCGGTCGCGATCGCGTCCAATGAGTCCTTCGGTGGCTGGACCAAGACCTTCACCGACCCCCGACTATGCGCAGCCGTCGCCGACCGACTCACCTTCGGCGGCACCATCCTCGAGACCGGCACCGGCTCCTACCGTCTGGCCCAAGCCACAAAGCAGCGGACAACCTGA
- a CDS encoding alpha/beta fold hydrolase, with protein MNEMAFRVTSNDGTTIAYDREGSGPAVILVGGALDEGVENAPLAPALAEHFTVYNYARRGRGASGFTEPYAVEREIEDLDALIAEAGGSAHLFGASSGGALALEAAAAGSAIDTIAVWEVPYAVGDDIRPRFEEYVADTRRAFDAGRDEEVLELFMRMTGASDDNIAARKAAGKQTAHWAHSVALASTLVHDSVFLNRYQLPADRLATVTQPVLVTTGGPITVPYMAGLPSDFFDRAAEELADLLPLAQRETLEGPDHVVDPQTVGPLLLRFFSSEH; from the coding sequence ATGAACGAGATGGCCTTTCGCGTGACATCAAACGATGGCACCACCATCGCCTACGACAGGGAAGGAAGCGGTCCGGCCGTCATTCTGGTGGGCGGAGCACTCGACGAGGGGGTGGAGAACGCTCCCTTGGCGCCGGCGCTCGCCGAGCACTTCACGGTCTACAACTATGCCCGTCGGGGACGCGGCGCGAGCGGCTTCACCGAGCCCTACGCCGTGGAAAGGGAGATCGAGGACCTGGATGCGTTGATCGCGGAGGCGGGCGGGTCGGCACACCTGTTCGGGGCGTCCTCAGGTGGCGCGCTGGCGCTGGAAGCCGCCGCGGCCGGGTCAGCCATCGACACGATCGCCGTGTGGGAGGTGCCCTACGCGGTCGGGGACGACATACGCCCGCGATTCGAGGAGTACGTCGCGGACACCCGACGCGCCTTCGACGCCGGGCGAGACGAGGAGGTTCTCGAACTGTTCATGCGCATGACCGGCGCCTCCGACGACAACATCGCGGCCAGGAAAGCGGCAGGCAAGCAGACGGCGCATTGGGCGCATTCGGTCGCCCTCGCGTCCACGCTGGTCCACGACAGCGTCTTCCTCAACCGCTACCAGTTGCCGGCCGATCGACTGGCAACGGTCACCCAACCGGTCCTGGTCACCACCGGAGGACCGATCACGGTCCCCTATATGGCAGGCCTGCCCTCGGACTTCTTCGACCGCGCAGCCGAGGAGCTTGCAGACCTACTACCCCTCGCTCAACGGGAGACCCTCGAGGGGCCGGATCACGTCGTCGATCCACAGACCGTCGGCCCGCTGTTGCTACGGTTCTTCAGCAGCGAACACTGA
- a CDS encoding DoxX family protein, which yields MSTIPKNNSETVAHTPGRASSIGVWILQVVLAAIIAGGGISKLAGDQVMVDMFADIGAGQWLRYLVGALEVAGGVGLLIPALAGLASLGLAALLTGAVITDQFVLEQSPWLPLAFLVVAAVIARARWSRTEAVVGTLLRR from the coding sequence ATGAGCACCATCCCCAAGAACAACTCGGAAACCGTTGCGCACACGCCCGGGCGGGCGAGCAGCATCGGGGTCTGGATTCTGCAAGTCGTGCTGGCGGCGATAATCGCCGGCGGCGGAATCTCGAAGCTCGCTGGCGACCAGGTCATGGTGGACATGTTCGCCGACATCGGGGCTGGCCAGTGGCTCCGGTACCTGGTCGGAGCGCTGGAGGTCGCGGGAGGGGTTGGACTTCTGATCCCGGCTCTGGCGGGCCTGGCCAGTCTCGGGTTGGCGGCATTGCTGACCGGTGCTGTCATCACCGATCAGTTCGTGCTCGAGCAGAGCCCTTGGCTGCCGCTCGCCTTTCTCGTCGTGGCGGCCGTGATCGCAAGGGCGCGGTGGTCGCGCACCGAGGCCGTCGTCGGCACGCTGCTCAGGCGCTGA
- a CDS encoding ABC transporter permease produces MNATTAEQASAPVTEDALRSVLLAGERPSRPGPVLTSLTFGWRALLKIKHVPEQLVDVTMFPIMFTLMFTYLFGGALAGSTQEYLQFLLPGILVQANVMITMNTGITLNTDIQKGVFDRFRSLPVWRPSPLVGALLGDVMRYSIGSAIVITLGLVLGFRPEGGAVGVVLSVVLLLVFSFCLSWLWTMLSLILRTPNSVAGVSMMVMFPLTFVSNIFVDPKTMPGWVQAVVEVNPITHLATVVRGLMDGSVPAGEIGWVLVSSVLLVAVFGPITMVLYRNRK; encoded by the coding sequence ATGAATGCCACGACCGCGGAGCAGGCGTCGGCGCCGGTCACCGAGGACGCGCTGCGCAGTGTGCTGTTGGCCGGTGAGCGGCCGTCTCGCCCCGGCCCGGTGCTCACCTCGTTGACATTCGGCTGGCGGGCGCTGCTGAAGATCAAACACGTGCCCGAGCAGCTCGTCGACGTGACCATGTTCCCGATCATGTTCACGCTGATGTTCACCTACCTGTTCGGTGGCGCGCTCGCCGGGTCGACTCAGGAGTACCTGCAGTTCCTGCTGCCCGGCATCCTGGTGCAGGCGAACGTCATGATCACCATGAACACCGGCATAACGCTGAACACCGACATCCAGAAGGGGGTGTTCGACAGGTTCAGGTCACTTCCGGTGTGGCGACCGTCGCCGCTGGTCGGCGCCCTGCTCGGCGATGTGATGCGCTACTCGATCGGGTCGGCGATCGTGATCACGCTCGGCCTGGTCCTAGGGTTCCGGCCGGAGGGTGGCGCCGTCGGCGTGGTGCTCTCGGTGGTGCTGCTGCTGGTGTTCTCGTTCTGCCTGTCGTGGCTGTGGACGATGCTCAGCCTGATCCTGCGCACGCCGAACTCGGTGGCGGGGGTCAGCATGATGGTGATGTTCCCGCTGACGTTCGTGAGCAACATCTTCGTGGACCCGAAGACGATGCCCGGGTGGGTGCAGGCGGTCGTCGAGGTCAACCCGATCACCCACCTGGCGACCGTGGTACGCGGCCTGATGGACGGCTCGGTGCCGGCCGGGGAAATCGGCTGGGTGCTCGTCTCGTCCGTACTTCTCGTCGCGGTCTTCGGTCCTATCACCATGGTCCTCTACCGCAACAGGAAGTAG
- a CDS encoding ATP-binding cassette domain-containing protein, protein MGTLAIETRGLKKSFGTTHAVAGVDLAVSAGGVYGVLGPNGAGKTTAIRMLATLLRPDAGEAQVLGYDVVRDAQAVRTRVGLTGQFASVDEDLTGVENLLLLARLLGFSRRRGRERAADLLDAFGLAEAADRQVKKYSGGMRRRIDIAASLVVTPELIFLDEPTTGLDPRSRNQVWEIVRGMVAEGATVLLTTQYLDEADQLADRIAVIDHGKVIAEGSSGELKASVGAGSLHVRLRAPEQRAEAERVLAAVLEVPAEPSADPAALSARISDPERVARALAELSRSGIDVTEFALGQPSLDEVFLTLTGHAAEETPEEDAA, encoded by the coding sequence ATGGGAACGCTCGCGATCGAGACGAGAGGGTTGAAGAAGAGCTTCGGCACGACCCACGCGGTCGCCGGTGTGGACCTGGCCGTGAGCGCCGGGGGCGTGTACGGCGTGCTCGGTCCGAACGGGGCGGGCAAGACCACCGCGATCCGCATGCTGGCCACGCTCCTGCGCCCCGACGCCGGAGAGGCGCAGGTGCTCGGCTACGACGTCGTGCGTGACGCCCAGGCGGTGCGGACCAGGGTGGGCCTCACCGGGCAGTTCGCGTCGGTCGACGAGGACCTCACCGGGGTGGAGAACCTGTTGCTGCTCGCCAGGCTGCTCGGCTTCTCACGCCGCCGAGGCAGGGAGCGGGCGGCCGACCTGCTCGACGCGTTCGGTCTTGCCGAGGCGGCCGACCGGCAGGTGAAGAAGTACTCCGGCGGGATGCGCCGGCGCATCGACATCGCGGCGAGCCTGGTCGTCACCCCCGAACTGATCTTCCTCGATGAGCCCACGACCGGGCTCGACCCCCGCAGCAGGAACCAGGTCTGGGAGATCGTCAGGGGCATGGTCGCCGAGGGCGCCACCGTGTTGCTGACCACGCAGTACCTCGACGAGGCCGACCAGTTGGCCGACCGGATAGCGGTGATCGACCACGGGAAGGTGATCGCCGAGGGCTCAAGCGGCGAGCTCAAGGCATCGGTCGGCGCCGGCTCGCTGCACGTACGGCTGCGTGCGCCCGAGCAGCGGGCCGAGGCCGAACGGGTCCTCGCCGCCGTCCTCGAGGTGCCGGCCGAGCCGTCCGCCGACCCGGCCGCGCTGTCCGCGCGGATCTCCGACCCCGAGCGGGTCGCCCGCGCCCTGGCCGAGCTGTCCCGCAGCGGCATCGACGTCACCGAGTTCGCGCTCGGTCAGCCGAGCCTGGACGAGGTGTTCCTCACCCTGACCGGACACGCCGCCGAGGAGACACCCGAGGAGGATGCGGCATGA
- a CDS encoding PadR family transcriptional regulator, translating into MGKLAIETRGLSGGGRVSATKLLVLGIVHLSGGAHGYQVRSELQSWGAESWAKIKPGSIYHALKKAAADGLLTEHAEPGNSGPERVLYRATARGRDEMVELVRDGLRRTHDPDMLNASIAMLPMLTRTDAIAHVDERVARLEAELVVQAKWREHPNRDAPEHVRDQAELWAGQARTELEWAKSLRKRLAEGAYTMADDPGSWRTVPDPLKMRF; encoded by the coding sequence ATGGGAAAGCTCGCGATCGAGACGAGAGGGTTGAGCGGAGGTGGGCGCGTGTCGGCGACGAAGCTCCTGGTACTCGGTATCGTGCACCTCTCCGGCGGCGCGCATGGCTACCAGGTGCGGTCCGAACTGCAGAGCTGGGGTGCGGAGAGTTGGGCCAAGATCAAGCCCGGCTCGATTTATCACGCGCTGAAGAAGGCGGCGGCTGATGGCCTCCTCACCGAACACGCCGAGCCGGGCAACTCTGGGCCGGAGCGCGTTCTGTACCGCGCGACTGCTCGGGGACGTGACGAGATGGTCGAACTGGTCCGCGACGGTCTGCGGCGCACCCACGACCCGGACATGCTCAACGCGTCCATCGCCATGTTGCCCATGCTGACCAGGACAGATGCCATCGCGCACGTTGACGAGCGGGTCGCGCGCCTGGAAGCGGAGCTCGTAGTGCAGGCCAAGTGGCGGGAGCACCCCAATAGGGACGCCCCCGAGCACGTCCGCGATCAGGCCGAACTGTGGGCGGGACAGGCACGCACCGAACTGGAGTGGGCGAAGAGCCTGCGCAAACGACTGGCTGAGGGCGCCTACACCATGGCCGATGATCCGGGTTCGTGGCGAACGGTCCCCGATCCCCTCAAGATGCGCTTCTAA